In Pelodictyon luteolum DSM 273, the genomic stretch ACAACGTGGTGTTTCCGATGGTGCAGGTCAACCGCGACCTGCACTGCTGGCAGCTCAGTTTCCAGTGGGTGCCTTCCGGCGTGTTCAAGAGCTATTCCATCCAGATCGGTCTTAAGGCGCCGCAGCTGCGCGACATCAAGTTCAGCAAGAAAGGCACCTCCCTCAGCGAACTCAAAGAAGGGATCTGACCTTTTTGCCGGGCTATCGCCCGTTCATCCCCCGCTCATCGTGCATCAGGCTGATTCAATCGAATCAAGAATTGCCTGAAGCCTCTCGTTGAAGGCTTCATCGGCATCGTGGTGAATGCAGTGCGCTGCCTTCGGGATAATCCATGCTCCGGCCTGCGGCAGGAGCTGCTGGAATTCCGGTATGATTTTGTGCGGCGGCAGCGCCGTGTCTTCGGCTCCCCATATCAGAAATGCTTTTCCCTTGTAGTGCGAGGGCTTTTCAAGGTCGTCCAGCCGGAAGTCGCCGGGCCTGCGCGATGGTGACAGATAGGACCATGCTGCGCCCCGGTCCTGGAGCGGCCTGGTGAACTGCGTGATGAGCTTGAGGTTGACCTTCGCCTGGTTGTAGTAGGTCGGGGCCAGACTCTGGCTGACGCCGACGGGGTTTGCGAATGCAGTGAAGAGTACCTCGCCGATGAGGGGCGAGCCGACGAGCCCGAAAAAGACGCTGTTCATCCCGTCCATGGTGTCGCCGAAGAGCCCCGAGGGGTTGGCAAGAATCAGCGCCTCGACTTTTTCCGGACGGTGGTCTGCGTACCAGATGGCGCTGGCCGCTCCCATGGAGTGACCTACGATGACGATACGCTGGAGCTTTTTCAGCTGCAGGAACGCCTCGATCTGGGCGGCGAACAGCTCGAGACTGTAGCGCACATTGGGCTTTTCAGACCGGCCGAACCCGATGAGGTCCATCGCGTAGATCCTCCGGTGCCCGGAAAACTCCGGGATGTTCAGGTTCCAGTGTTCAAGCATGGCCCCGTACCCGTGGAGAAAGAGAATCGGTGTGCCGGCGGCATCACTTGGCCCGTACTCCCTGTAGCGGATTTTTGCTCCGGTTTCTTCGCTGAGCTGCCAGAGGAAGTGGCGGTCTTTTTCTGTTTCCTTCATGGTATCGGCTGTTTAGGATCGGTGATGCTTAAACTTTCTGTACAATATACCGGTTGAGTCCCATTAATGAAGCGTATATTGTCGAAGAGAATAGAACGGCCCAGTGCAACAGGGGAGATTTGAACACGTATGCTGCAGGTATCCAGAAAATTTGAAT encodes the following:
- a CDS encoding alpha/beta fold hydrolase, whose product is MKETEKDRHFLWQLSEETGAKIRYREYGPSDAAGTPILFLHGYGAMLEHWNLNIPEFSGHRRIYAMDLIGFGRSEKPNVRYSLELFAAQIEAFLQLKKLQRIVIVGHSMGAASAIWYADHRPEKVEALILANPSGLFGDTMDGMNSVFFGLVGSPLIGEVLFTAFANPVGVSQSLAPTYYNQAKVNLKLITQFTRPLQDRGAAWSYLSPSRRPGDFRLDDLEKPSHYKGKAFLIWGAEDTALPPHKIIPEFQQLLPQAGAWIIPKAAHCIHHDADEAFNERLQAILDSIESA